A stretch of DNA from Rheinheimera sp. MMS21-TC3:
CTAGTTATATCTAGAATTATATTCAGCTGGTAGGTTACATAAAGCGGAAACGTATAAAGGTTCAACAGTGCTATCAGTTGCATATTGCTCAGGCTCTTTTGCTAGCTCGCAGTGTAAGTGGCTTAAAACCTCACTAATAGGATGTTGTAGCAATGTATAATGGCTTTGCCATGAGAATAAATTGATATGCTCATTGTCTTTGCGCATAAAAATACCATGTTTAGCTAAAGTTGGCTTTCTACGCTCAGCAAACCAACCAGGCCGAAATGAGCGGATGCTATGAGCAGGAAAACTGAATTGGCCATTTTCATCGGTTATAGTAGTGTGATCTGCGTAAGTACCATACTCTAGTTGACGAACTAATATAGCTCCCTCTACAGGCTCACCATTATCGGTTAAAATACCGGTTATATTAGGGCTCAGTTCAATATCTACTGCACGAAAGCCTGTCAGTATTGGCAGATAAGAAAGCGCTGCTGCTACTAAGCCAAAAGTAAAAGGGGCAAAAATAATAATCATGGCCCATTTAAAACTAATATAAGCCCACAACAAGCTAGCGATAATACCAAATACCGCAATACCACCAGTAAAAATAAATAACCAATGCGCCATCATCATGGCATACAGCACACCACTAATGTCCTTACCAAACACATAGCAAGAACTGACACCACCGCTTTTTTGCTCACAATTAAGCACATTAGCAAGTAATGACCCCAATAATGCGATTAAAACGGGTGAAGCACCAATAATAATACTGATTAAAGCAAGGCGAAGTGGTGTCATATATTTCTTTAATTAATGCTTTCTAAGGCTTGCCTTGCCATACGCATTAAGGCGCCTACCGTAACCTCAAATACCCAGCGAATAAATTGATAAGATAAATCAACTACTTTAACTGCACCTTTACCTGCAAATACTAACATATGGCCTAAAAGCCCTAATGTTTGAGCGGGGAAATTGTCACCTGGTAGTTTAGCTATTTTTTCAATAGTCGATGCCAGCATGTCATAAAACGTAAGATAGGTACCAATTTTAGCCTGAGCGTATATTAATGGCAGCATACCCGCTTTTTTCAGTAGTGTAATCAAAGCATTATTTATGCGGTGTGCCCAGTAGGAAGTGAAACTAACTTGATGCCGATCAGGGTATCTAAGTTCAGTTTCCTTAAATAATTCAGTAGACTGGCTTTGTAATGAATCCCAACTATTGCTGTTTGCAGTATTTAAATAACCTGGCGTGCCATTAGCTCCCATGCTATGGCCTGAAGCGCGTAAGCCAGGTGCAGAGTTTAGTAAAATTTCTGGAGATTTATAAGGCGCATGCATAAAGGGCCATAGTGGAATTAACGGTATGGGATCACTAGCATGGGTACAGCGAAAAATTTTATCAATGTTCCCTGTTGTTTTTATAGAAAAACCATCTAAACCAACTCTGGGCGAGCCAAAAGTATATAGGCAAACACGATTTTTATATCTTCGCTTAACCCAATCTGCCGTAATGTGTGCTAGTGCTCCACCCAAACTGTGACCTACACAGTGTACAGTGCCAGTCCCATTGCTTGCTAACAAAGGGGTAAGGCTTTGCTCTAAAGCTGGTTTTATACTTTGAAATACTTTGTTAAAACCGGCATGTACTAATGAATTATTATCACCACCCGTTAAACCGATATGTAAATCTGTAATAATATCTTTTAATCCGTCAGTACCGCGGATAGCGACAACATGATCTCCAGCATATGAAGCTTTGCCTTTACCAATAGCAGCAAAGCCTGTTTTTTGGTTAAACAGTCTAGAAACAATACTGCCCGACACCCCAGTAATGCGATGGTTTGCTAAATCAAAATCGAAATTTTTTGTAACTAGAAGAGATAGTGCATCAGTAAATACTTTTTCTTGACCATTTTTTTTCAGTTTGTAGACGGCATCTGCTAAAGATGCAGCCATGAGGGGAGTCAGCTCGTTCATTCATTCAATTCCTTTTCGATTATGATGTTATCGTGCTCAAAATTACAGTTGCTAACTAGCCAAAGTGGAGGTGATAGAGGATTAGTTCTTGGTATGCCAATTTTCATTTCAGCCGACGTCAGCTCGCAGTCCAAGCTAGACAATAGTTGATGCACACTGTTATAGGTAAGTGTATTGGTCGCTCCTGTTGACCAAATCTTCACTTTTTGCTTTGCACTTTCAACAATTAAAAGTTGTGATACCCAAGTGTCAAACATAGGTGAAACTCGGATTTTTACTGTCTTAACTGGAAACTTAAATCGGCCGTCAATATCTGTTGTGATGTTATCATTAAAATCTTTATCACCATATGATAAATACCTGTGCACCGTTGCACCGGCAACCGGCTTACCGTTTAACTTGATTGTGCCATTTATCTCGGGGGACAACTCTAATTCTGTCCTTTTAAACCAACTAAACATATCTGCATTAACCTGTGGTGATATAACAATAAATAATATGGAGCTAAAAACAATCGCGAGTAAAAACAACGGCTTTAGCCAAAGAGTAAAGTGGCGCATGTGAACTCCTGATGGCTTATGTTTTTAAAAGGTAACAAAATAGAAAGTAAATGTAAATTAATTAAGTTGAATGACTACGGCAGAAGTTCAAATAACTGTTTTAAAAGGAGTCTATATCGGAAAAACTAAAGCTGGACAATATGCCCTTATTTCCATAATTCCTTTTCTAAAATGATTTTATCATGTTTAAAAGTACATAAACTTCCAACGCCGAGAGGAGGAGATTGAGGTGTAGCCCTAGGGATTTCTAGTCTCATCTCTGGAGAGGTTAGCTCACATTTCATGTCAGATAATAATTTATGAATGCTATCGTAATTCAGTGTATTAGTTGTACCAGCAGTCCAAATGTTAATTAATTCATTTTTATGCTCAACGTCTAAACTTTGTGTAACAGCTGTATCAAACATTGATGAAACTCTTAGCTTTACTACTTTAACCGGCAATTGAAAATGGCCCTGTTCATCGGTAGTAGTCGCATCAATAAACCTCTTATCGCTATAAGTCAGTGTCCGAATGATTTTTGCACCAGCAATAGGTTTTCCATGCAATGTGACAATTCCCTTAACCTCAGGTGATAACTCCAACTCAGTCTTTGTAAACCAACTAAACATATCTGCATTAACCTGTGGTGATAAAACAAAAAACATTAAAATACTTAATGCTGCTATCAAGAGCAGTAAAGGCTTTCGCTAGAAAATAGGTAGCTTCATATAGGCGCCGACTAAAAATGTATGAAAAAGGTATCAAAATAATATCATGATGCAAATTAATTT
This window harbors:
- a CDS encoding carboxypeptidase-like regulatory domain-containing protein, with product MTPLRLALISIIIGASPVLIALLGSLLANVLNCEQKSGGVSSCYVFGKDISGVLYAMMMAHWLFIFTGGIAVFGIIASLLWAYISFKWAMIIIFAPFTFGLVAAALSYLPILTGFRAVDIELSPNITGILTDNGEPVEGAILVRQLEYGTYADHTTITDENGQFSFPAHSIRSFRPGWFAERRKPTLAKHGIFMRKDNEHINLFSWQSHYTLLQHPISEVLSHLHCELAKEPEQYATDSTVEPLYVSALCNLPAEYNSRYN
- a CDS encoding carboxypeptidase-like regulatory domain-containing protein, whose product is MRHFTLWLKPLFLLAIVFSSILFIVISPQVNADMFSWFKRTELELSPEINGTIKLNGKPVAGATVHRYLSYGDKDFNDNITTDIDGRFKFPVKTVKIRVSPMFDTWVSQLLIVESAKQKVKIWSTGATNTLTYNSVHQLLSSLDCELTSAEMKIGIPRTNPLSPPLWLVSNCNFEHDNIIIEKELNE
- a CDS encoding lipase family protein — protein: MNELTPLMAASLADAVYKLKKNGQEKVFTDALSLLVTKNFDFDLANHRITGVSGSIVSRLFNQKTGFAAIGKGKASYAGDHVVAIRGTDGLKDIITDLHIGLTGGDNNSLVHAGFNKVFQSIKPALEQSLTPLLASNGTGTVHCVGHSLGGALAHITADWVKRRYKNRVCLYTFGSPRVGLDGFSIKTTGNIDKIFRCTHASDPIPLIPLWPFMHAPYKSPEILLNSAPGLRASGHSMGANGTPGYLNTANSNSWDSLQSQSTELFKETELRYPDRHQVSFTSYWAHRINNALITLLKKAGMLPLIYAQAKIGTYLTFYDMLASTIEKIAKLPGDNFPAQTLGLLGHMLVFAGKGAVKVVDLSYQFIRWVFEVTVGALMRMARQALESIN
- a CDS encoding carboxypeptidase-like regulatory domain-containing protein, encoding MFFVLSPQVNADMFSWFTKTELELSPEVKGIVTLHGKPIAGAKIIRTLTYSDKRFIDATTTDEQGHFQLPVKVVKLRVSSMFDTAVTQSLDVEHKNELINIWTAGTTNTLNYDSIHKLLSDMKCELTSPEMRLEIPRATPQSPPLGVGSLCTFKHDKIILEKELWK